A region of the Methanobrevibacter ruminantium M1 genome:
TATTATGCTTTTTTAGACTTTAATTTGCTATAATCACTTAGAATTCTTTTTTTCCTTTTTTTAATCAATGGAATGATAATATGGCTAATGAAAATGAATGGGGCAGCAATCTTGCATTTGTACTTGCAATGATTGGTTCTGCAGTTGGATTGGGAAATATCTGGAGATATCCATATGTGCTTTATTCAAATGGAGGCGGAGCCTTTTACATTCCTTATCTAATTGCAATTTTAGTTTTAGCCATTCCTCTCATCATTCTAGAATATGGGGTCGTCTATAACTATAAGTCCTCATTTACAAAGGCTATCGTAAAAATAAAGCCTAAATTGGAATTTTATGGTTGGATTCTTCCTGTTGTCACTTTTATTATGACAATTTACTATTCAACCATATTGGGCTGGGATGGAATCTATTTCATCCTAAGCTTCTTTAAGGGCTGGGGATCAGATCCAAATACATTTTTAACAGTTTCCCTATTGCAGTCTGCAGATTCAATAAGTGGCATTTTAAACTTCATTCCAGTCATTGCCATTTCAATGATTTTCATATGGCTCATAATATGGTTCATTTCCCATAGGAACTTGGATGAAGGCTTAGGCCGTGTTGCCCGATACTTTGTTCCAATGCTTTTTGTTATAATGATAGTGATTGTTGCTTTTTCATTGACCCTGCCTGGAGCATCCATTGGTCTTGCTGAGTTGTTTGATCCTGATTGGTCCCTTTTATACAATTATAGCATATGGATGGCTGCATTCGGTCAGATATTCTTCTCATTGAGCTTGGGAATGGGGGCTGGATTTACATTTGCAAGCTATACCAAAAGGGACATAGACTTGATTTCAAGTGGATTATGTGTTGTTTTGGCTAATAGTCTTTTTGAAAACTTTGCAGCATTAGGGGTTTTCTCAATTCTAGGATATATGTCCCTTGAGTCTGGAGTTGCTGTTTCAAAGCTTGTATCACAAGGCACAACACTGATTTTTGTTGCATATCCTAAAGTGTTTAATATTTTAGGAGGTGTCGCTTTGATTTTAGGGCCACTATTCTTTTTTACAGTTTATGTTGCAGGAGTCACAAGCATATTGTCCTCCTTTGAAGTGCTTTCAATTTCCATTCAGGACAAGTTCGCTTTTTCAAGGAAAAAGGCTACAACCGCTTTATGCATTGTTGGAGGGCTGGCTTCAATGGTCTTTGCCACTTCAGCTGGAGGTTATTTGCTTAGCATTGCAGACATATTTGTAAATAATATTATGGTTTTGTTTTCAGTGATTGTTCAAACCATCCTTTTTGCATGGGTATTCAAGGCTGAAAGGCTGGTGGACTTTTTCAATGCTAAAAGCCGATTTTTAAAACTTGGAAGATGGTGGTTAATCCTTGTTAAATATATTTGCCCAATCCTTTTAACTGTAATCTGGATTGGAGAATTATATAATCTTATAAAAATGGGTTCAACTGAATTTGTAGTGATTTTAGGAGTATTGCTTGCAATATTATTGATATTTGCATTTATATTTACAATCAGGCCAGCAAAAACTGATGAATGGTTTAAAACCGAAGAGAGGATTAAGTAAATTGGGTTAATGTATTAAATTATTTATTTCTTAATTTTAATTATTTGTCTTCTTATTTTTTTATAATATTAATTCTAATTCTTTATCTTCTTATTTTTTTATAATATTAATTCTAATTCTTTATCTTCTTATTTTTTTATAATATTAATTCTAATTCTTTATCTTCTTATTTTTTTATAATATTAATTCTAATTCTTATTCTCTATTTTAATCTATTCTATTGCTTATTTTTACTAAATCTGCTTTCTAAAGGCTTTAAACAAATCAAGTAGTAATAATTATATATAAAAAATTATTAATTATTTAATATGGGTGAAGAAGAATTAATAGACCAATATATGAAACCTCATGGCGAGGAAGGAATTAAGATAATTGAAAGCATGAACGAAGAGCATCAAAATATCTCTGAATTTGCATTTGAATGTGTCAATCTCGGTGCATATGATGATATAATTGATATTGGCTGCGGGGGCGGCGTAAACATAGAAAAATTCCTAAATGTGACTAACGGACATGTGGATGGCCTTGATTACTCTGATGTGTCTGTTAGCGAATCAATCAAAAGAAATCAGACTTCAGTAGATGGTGGAAGATGCAATGTAATCCTAGGGGATGTTACTGACATGCCAATTGGGGATGAGTCCTACGATTTGGCTACAGCATTTTCTACAATCTTTTTCTGGCCTAATCTTGTTGAAACATTTAAGGAAGTTAAAAGAATCATAAAGCCAAATGGACAATTTATGATAGCCCAAGGAACCGATGGAACAAATCCCGAAGATCAGGAATGGATTGATACCATTGCTGGAATAAATGTCTATACTGCTAATGAGCTTGAAGAATATTTGCTTGATGCGGGATTTAAAAGAGTTGATGTATTTACCAAGGAAAATACTTATCTTTTAGTTGTTATTGGGAAAAAATAGTTGTAATTAATATTGAAATAATGGATAATTTATTAGGTTTGTTTCATAGTTAGTTTTAATTAATTAATTGCACATATTAATTAAATAGGGGATAAAATGGATTTCAATAAGGAAAAATTCAAGATGGTCTTGCAGTACATCATTTACAAATGCGGAATTAAAAATACTGTTGGAAGGACAGTTCTTCATAAATTGCTATATTTTTCAGACTTTAATTATTTTGAGCTTTATAATAAGTCTTTAACCAATGAATGCTATAGAAAATTAGCTAGAGGTCCTGTGCCAGTTCATTTTGAATCTGTTGTTGAGGAATTGATTGATGAAAAGAAGATCTCTTTAAAGAACAGGAGATTGCCTTGCGGCAAGCTTATGAACAGGTATTTCTCATTGGAAAAGCCTGAGATAGACTTAAAAGAAGATGAATTAGCTGTCATTGATGAAGTCATTAAGGATTTAAGCCATATGAATGGAAAGATGATTGGAGAATACTCTCTTAAGGATATGCCTGTAAAGCAGGCTCATGATAATGGGAGTATTGACTATAATCTTGTTTTTAGCCGCAGTTTACAATATTCAAAGAGAACTGACGATTAGTTAAATAAATCCTTTAATTCCTATCTATTCATTTTATCTGATTTTAAAGGAACAGGTCTATTTTTATTTTTGTTAATTTTTTATTTTTTTTTTATTTACCCTCCTTTAAAAACTCCCCAAAGAATTGCTATTGCAAAGATTATTATCAATGGGCCTAAAACACTCATATAACATTTTAAATCATCCCATTTGCTGGACTGTCTTTTATTTGAACTGGACCCTGATGATGAATTGGACCCTGATAAGTAATGATGTTCTTTAGGAGGATGTCTTAAATTATAAAAGTCCCTATAATCTCCTTCTCTTTGATTGAATCCGAAATATTCCCAATCTCGCTCATCGATATAGTCTGCTCCAACTTCTTCTAAAGCTTTTTCATAACTGTATCCCTCTTCTTTAACTAGTTTAATGAATCTTCTAACTTGAGGGTCTTCTTTTGGTATGTCTAACATTTAAATCTCCTATTTTTAGTTCTTATTTTAATTATCTTATTGATTCTGCTTATATAATTAGTTATTTTTTCTTTTATACTTCATTAATCCTATTCTTTATTTAATTATATGATAATTTATTTTTAGGATTTATAAGTGAAATAAATATTTTGTTTTAATCAAGGTTTTATCAAGGTTTTATCATTCCTTTTGTAAAAGGATTTTCAAATTTTAAGATTTAAAAAAAATTTAGAAAAACATAAAACCAATAAAGTAAATATAAAAATTAACGAATTAACTAAATTGGTTCTTTTTTTATATTGCGCAATTAGTTTAATTCTTAAAAATTTATTAGGTGATCTTATGGATTCTAAAAAAATATTAGTTATTTTAGGTTTAACTGTTTTAGCTATTTTTTTAGCTAGTTCAGTTAGTGCTGGTGACTTGATTTCTACTGGGGGTTATAATCCAGATTCACTTATTATACTTGAAGGAGCCGATTTTAACATTCCAGATGGATTTGAAAGAATTGAGGATAAATCCATTGCAAATCAGACAAGAAATTCAGGAGTCTTTTCATCCATTTTAAATAGGGAAGTTTATGGGAATCCTAAAGGTGAGGAGATAGTAATTTCTGTTGTGGATTTTGATAATTTTGATGCAAATCTGCCAATTCTTAGCATGATTTGCAAAGGCTGCCAAAAGAAGGAATTGCTTGGCTATCCAGGTTTTATTGGCTCTGATGGAAACTCCACTAAGTTTTCTTATGTATTTGATAATAAGGTGGTGTCTATATCCGCTCCAAATGAGGATTTGATTAATCAGGTTCTAGTGGTTGAGGATGCATAGTTAATTTGGTTTTTTTATTTTTTAATTCATTTTATATATTTTTAAAATTTTAAACTATTTTTTTTATTCTACTTAGATTATATCATGTGTATTTCATTTATTAATTTTATCAAATTTTCATACATCTATTAAAATATTCATTTCTGGTTTAATTAAACAATTGTTTTGATGATTGATGGTATAAATAATTATGGCTAAAATTAATTATTCTTATAGTAAAAAGTATTGCATAATTGTTTTCATTATGATGTTTTTTATGAAAAGAAATTATTCCAAAAAGAATTATAAAATAGGAAAAACAGATATTTTATAATGTAATTCCTGAAAAAGGATTAAGAATATTTTTTAAATAATCTAGGAGGGTGGGAATATGAAAGACCTTATTGGATTTTGTGGTTTGGATTGTGAGCTATGTCAAGCTTATATTGCAACAATTAATGATGATGATGAACTCCGTGAGGAAGTTGCTAAGCACTGGAGTGAGCTCAATAATGTTGAAATCAGTCCTGAAATGATTAATTGTATGGGATGTAGAGTTGAAGGGGTAAAGACTCCATTTTGTGATTTTATGTGTCCTATACGCCAATGTGCTTTGGAGAATAATTATGATACCTGTGCAGACTGTGATAAAATGGAGGGCTGTGAAAAACTAGTGATGATCTTTGAAAACAATGATAATGCTTATAAAAATTTAAAACATCATTATTAGCTAATTTATTATCAAATTGGTATTATTTTCAAATAAGTTTTTATTTAAGAGGTATTATTTTCAAATAACTTTTTATTCAAAGGAGTATTATTTTCAAATAATTATTTTTTTTTTTTATTAAAATGGATTTTTTAAATAAGTATTTTTATTAATCACTAAATCAAAATAACTATTATTAGAATTATTAAGGGGTTTTTAATGTCTAGGAGATTTGCAGTTATCGACACTGAAACAAATTGGAATGATGAAGTAATGTCTATCGGTGTTTTAATCGCCAGATGCAAGAATTTTAAAAGAACAGACTCTCGCCATTACATATTGCCTAAGGCAGAGGCAGTAGGGGGCATGTATTCAAAATCAATGAGAGTTACAAGTCATGAGATTCTGACAAAGCATAGGAATGATGCCATTGACGATTTAAGGTATTTGCTTGATTCCAATGGTGTTGATGATTTGTTTGCATATAATGCTTCTTTTGATAATCGTCATTTGCCTGAGCTTTCTGACTTTTGTTGGCGTGATATAATGAAGGTTGCAGCTTATAAACAGCATAATCCATCCATTCCAAATCATATGCCCTGCTTCAAGACTGGAAGATTGAGAAGAGGTTATGGAGTTGAGCCAATGCTTCAGATTTTGGGAATTGAGGACTACTGTGAAAGCCATAATGCGATTATTGATGCTAGAGACGAGCTGAAGATCATGGAGCTTTTAGGATATGATATAGATTTCTATCCTGAAATCTGATTGATTATTTTATAGTCTTTTTTTTATTGTCTAAATTTCTTTTGATGGGTAAATTGATTCTTTTTCTTTTTAAGTAAAAATAGTTGTTTTTTTTTTTAAAAAAGATGGTTAAATATTCAATTGAAAAAAAAGAGAATTGATTCCATTTTTTAATGGAATCTTTGAATTTTTATTTTTTATATCTTATTTTGATTTTAAGGATTTTCCTTCTTCTTTGCTGCTTTTAATTTAGAACTATCCATAAAGGCTTATCACAGTTCCAATGGTGTATCTGGCACTGTCCTTTTCTTTAGATTTTTTGATTTGGAATTGATTTATATTATTCAAAAGAGTATCTTCAAAAGAAACAGTCTCGTATTCTTCAATCAATTCATCAAACATCTCCCCACGTCTCATCAAATCAGATTTCATGAGCATTAAAGTGTCCTTATCTGCCCATTCTTTATGTTTTTCAATATTGCTAAGAATGGTTTCAAGCAATTGGCATGCAATTCTTCTAAGTTTTCTAGCGTTTTCACAATCTTCGGAATCATCACAAGACCAAATGGAATGCATTAAAAAATTAAGTTCATTTTGGGTGTTTTCTTCTTTTCTATTAATCAGATAAGCTTTGTAGAATGGCTTTGAACGTTCTGATTTAAATTCGATTCCCTCACAGCTTTGATACTCTTCTGACTCAAGATATTCTCTTTTGATTTTAGGTTCTCTTGAGAAGTCAAATTCAGCATATCCGCAATTAGGGCATTCGTTTATGGAAATGTACATTGTGCTTCTTTGCATTTCAGCAGGTCTTAAATCCAAATCTGCATAGCCCATGGTGTTAGTGCTCATGATCACAGTCATATTGAACTCCTCTTTACAGACGGGGCATTTGATTGGTATTTCATTTATAGTGGTCAATTTATCTCTCCTTTAAGTGGTTTTTAAATATGTACCTTGATTATAGACATGCTTGCTTATAAAGTTTTCTTAATTTGATTTTTTATTATAATTAAATTAAGTTTTTATGATTTTTATGGATTAAATTTATATGGTGTGGCTTTTATTTTTTTGGGCATTATATGTAGTGGTTTTTAACTATTTTGGCTATTATAGGTGTGGCTTTTATTTTTTTGGGCATTATATGTTGTGGTTTTTAACTATTTTGGCTATTATAGGTGTGGCTTTTATTTTTTTGGGCATTATATGTTGTGGCTTTTAACTATTTGATACAATAATTTTATATACTAGGACTTATAAAATATACCTAACGAACGGTAGGTAGGTAACATGAACACTAAGGAAAAGATATTTGATGTGTCTTTAGATCTGTTTTCAAAAAGAGGATACGACTCTGTCTCACTTAGAGAAATTGCAGAAGAGGTGGGAATTAAAAAAAGCTCAATATATAGTCATTATTCCTCTAAAGAAGCAATATTAATGGATATATTTGAATATTTTACAGATCTTTTCGAATATGATGATTTAATCAACAGTAAAGAGCTTGTCTTAAGCGAAGATAATGATGTATTGATTGAAAACCCTGAATTGTTTTATCATATGGGCTCTGAAGCCATAAGGGGGATGTTTAAAGAGGAAAGAAACCTTAAGATTTGGAAGCTGATTTTTATACAAATGCATTATAATGAAAAGATAAGGAATTTCTTCCAAAAGGAAATGCTTCTTAAGCCATTGATATTTTGGGAGAACTTTTTTGCTATTCTAAAAGAAAAAGGGATAATTCGTGCAGATTCCAATCCGCAGTTACTTGCTAAGGAGTATTATAGCTTTCCAATCTTTTTGCTTTTAGAAATCTGTGCAAAGTATGATGACATTCCAGAGAGCTGTTTGGATGACTTCTTTAAGCAAGCTGAAGAGCATGCAAGGTTTCTTTTGGATTGTGTGAAGGTGAAATAATGTCTAATAAATTTATAATGAAATTGATATGTTCTCTCGAGGTGAAATAATGGAGGGCATTTTTAAAATAATTTGGAGGGAAGTTTATGGATTCTAAGTTTAACATTCAAGAATATTTGGCTAATGGGGTTGAAGTCATCTTAAAGGATGCCTTTAAAGCCACATTAAAGAATCCAAAGGAAGGCTTATATTTGGCCAAGTTTGCAAAGCACGCTAGAAAGGCCAGTGAAATCAGAAGGGAATATAGCAAAAAGGGCCAGAATATTCCAGTTTTCCTTATAGCAAGCATAACAAGTTCCTGCAATCTCCATTGTGTAGGATGTTATTCTAGAGCAAATAATTCCTGTAGTGATGAGGCTCCCTTAAATCAGCTTTCAGCTGATGATTGGGAAGATATATTTAAACAGGCAAGAGATATTGGAATAAGTTTCATAGTTCTTGCAGGTGGAGAGCCAATGATTAGGGAGGATGTTATAAAAAAAGCAAGTAAATTTCCTGAAATTTTATTTCCAATATTTACAAACGGAACCATGTTAAATGAGGATTATTTGAAATTATTGGATAAAAACAGAAACCTTGTTCCTATATTGTCTATTGAGGGGGATGAGAAGCTTACTGATTCAAGAAGGGGCTCTGGAGTCTATAAACAGTTGATGGATTCTATGGAGACAATGAAGAAAAAGAATATTGTATTTGGAGCGTCCCTTACCTTTACAAAAGGAAATATCTCTTCCCTACTTTCAAGGGACTATATTGAAAAGCTGCATGATTTGGGATGCAAGGTGGTCTTTTTCATTGAATATGTTCCAGTTAATGAGGAAACAGTTGATTTGGCTCCAAGCGACAGTGAAAGGGAATTATTGCTAAGTGAGCTTGATGAATTGCGCAGTGATTATTCAGATATGCTATTTTTATCATTCCCTGGAGATGAAAAGGAATCTGGAGGTTGCCTTGCAGCTGGAAGAGGATTTTTCCATATTAATTCCCATGGAGGGGCTGAACCTTGTCCCGCTTCACCTTATTCAGATATAAATGTGTGTGAGACTTCTCTTTTGGAAGCTTTGGAATCAAACTTGTTTAGATCCCTTAGGGATGGTGGTCTTTTGCTGGATGATCATGAAGGGGGATGCGTTCTATTTGAACATAAAGAAGAAGTAGAAAGTTTATTTGATAATTGATTAGTTTAAATTATAGTAATAAAGAAAATTTTATAAAAAAAGATTTAAGGGGAGGAGAATTTAAAACTTAAATTAAGTTTAAATTCACTTAAATCTACTGCATAAACCATTCCTGCAGTGAAGATTAGAATCATTAATAATACAATTATTCTTGAGATTTTCATAAGAAACACCATATTATA
Encoded here:
- a CDS encoding sodium-dependent transporter, with product MANENEWGSNLAFVLAMIGSAVGLGNIWRYPYVLYSNGGGAFYIPYLIAILVLAIPLIILEYGVVYNYKSSFTKAIVKIKPKLEFYGWILPVVTFIMTIYYSTILGWDGIYFILSFFKGWGSDPNTFLTVSLLQSADSISGILNFIPVIAISMIFIWLIIWFISHRNLDEGLGRVARYFVPMLFVIMIVIVAFSLTLPGASIGLAELFDPDWSLLYNYSIWMAAFGQIFFSLSLGMGAGFTFASYTKRDIDLISSGLCVVLANSLFENFAALGVFSILGYMSLESGVAVSKLVSQGTTLIFVAYPKVFNILGGVALILGPLFFFTVYVAGVTSILSSFEVLSISIQDKFAFSRKKATTALCIVGGLASMVFATSAGGYLLSIADIFVNNIMVLFSVIVQTILFAWVFKAERLVDFFNAKSRFLKLGRWWLILVKYICPILLTVIWIGELYNLIKMGSTEFVVILGVLLAILLIFAFIFTIRPAKTDEWFKTEERIK
- a CDS encoding class I SAM-dependent methyltransferase, with product MGEEELIDQYMKPHGEEGIKIIESMNEEHQNISEFAFECVNLGAYDDIIDIGCGGGVNIEKFLNVTNGHVDGLDYSDVSVSESIKRNQTSVDGGRCNVILGDVTDMPIGDESYDLATAFSTIFFWPNLVETFKEVKRIIKPNGQFMIAQGTDGTNPEDQEWIDTIAGINVYTANELEEYLLDAGFKRVDVFTKENTYLLVVIGKK
- a CDS encoding Panacea domain-containing protein, which translates into the protein MDFNKEKFKMVLQYIIYKCGIKNTVGRTVLHKLLYFSDFNYFELYNKSLTNECYRKLARGPVPVHFESVVEELIDEKKISLKNRRLPCGKLMNRYFSLEKPEIDLKEDELAVIDEVIKDLSHMNGKMIGEYSLKDMPVKQAHDNGSIDYNLVFSRSLQYSKRTDD
- a CDS encoding DUF3795 domain-containing protein, which translates into the protein MKDLIGFCGLDCELCQAYIATINDDDELREEVAKHWSELNNVEISPEMINCMGCRVEGVKTPFCDFMCPIRQCALENNYDTCADCDKMEGCEKLVMIFENNDNAYKNLKHHY
- a CDS encoding DUF2225 domain-containing protein, whose product is MTTINEIPIKCPVCKEEFNMTVIMSTNTMGYADLDLRPAEMQRSTMYISINECPNCGYAEFDFSREPKIKREYLESEEYQSCEGIEFKSERSKPFYKAYLINRKEENTQNELNFLMHSIWSCDDSEDCENARKLRRIACQLLETILSNIEKHKEWADKDTLMLMKSDLMRRGEMFDELIEEYETVSFEDTLLNNINQFQIKKSKEKDSARYTIGTVISLYG
- a CDS encoding TetR/AcrR family transcriptional regulator — translated: MNTKEKIFDVSLDLFSKRGYDSVSLREIAEEVGIKKSSIYSHYSSKEAILMDIFEYFTDLFEYDDLINSKELVLSEDNDVLIENPELFYHMGSEAIRGMFKEERNLKIWKLIFIQMHYNEKIRNFFQKEMLLKPLIFWENFFAILKEKGIIRADSNPQLLAKEYYSFPIFLLLEICAKYDDIPESCLDDFFKQAEEHARFLLDCVKVK
- a CDS encoding radical SAM/SPASM domain-containing protein, encoding MDSKFNIQEYLANGVEVILKDAFKATLKNPKEGLYLAKFAKHARKASEIRREYSKKGQNIPVFLIASITSSCNLHCVGCYSRANNSCSDEAPLNQLSADDWEDIFKQARDIGISFIVLAGGEPMIREDVIKKASKFPEILFPIFTNGTMLNEDYLKLLDKNRNLVPILSIEGDEKLTDSRRGSGVYKQLMDSMETMKKKNIVFGASLTFTKGNISSLLSRDYIEKLHDLGCKVVFFIEYVPVNEETVDLAPSDSERELLLSELDELRSDYSDMLFLSFPGDEKESGGCLAAGRGFFHINSHGGAEPCPASPYSDINVCETSLLEALESNLFRSLRDGGLLLDDHEGGCVLFEHKEEVESLFDN